In Pyrus communis chromosome 11, drPyrComm1.1, whole genome shotgun sequence, the sequence CTTTTGCATACCCTTCTTTTCTTGTCAGTGGAGACTACAACCAGCTTTACCAGTTTATAGAAGAACATGGTAAGTTACTTCTTGTTAAACAACCTATTAATCTCATGCCCTTCGAAATATATTTGAATTCAAAAAATTTTTCTACTTGCATTCATTAACATACTATAGACGACATCTGTACGTAAAAATTTTCTTGTCAGACTGTATATTTAAACTATTCATCAAGTTGATTATTACTTGATGTGCGGTCTAGATTcacaaacaacataaatgttTGTATGTCAACAAAAGATTAGTAAGACGGCATTACCATACATGTTCTATATGAGTCACCAATATAATACACGCTATTAGAGGTGTGATCAATAAATGTGGTACAAATCACATTACTTGACAAGTTTAATGCCATCCATATCTTTGTTTTATGTGTTCATGAATACAAATGGACTTGTTTACAGGTAAAGAAGTAGTAAAGAGAGGTGAAACCGATTTCGGACTGACGAAAGAAGAAACAATTCACAACCTTCTCTTTGTACTTGGTTTCAATGCGTTTGGTGGGTTTTCTGTCTTTCTGCCAAGTTTGATAGGCACAATAGCAAGCGACACCACCGGTTTACAGGCCAAAATAGTCAAAGAAGTCAGAGAAAACGCCGGTTCAACTTTGAGTTTCGACTCGGTGAAAAATTTGCAACTGGTTCAGTCCGTAGTGTGCGAAGCCCTCCGGTTCAACCCACCGGTTCCACTCCAATTTGCCCGGGCCAGAAAGGACTTCCAACTGAGTTCACACGACTCAATCTTTGAAATCAAGAAGGGTGAGTTGCTCTGTGGGTTTCAACAACAGGTCATGAGGGATGAGAAAGTCTTCGATGAACCGGACACGTTTAAACCGGACCGGttcatgaagaacaaagagttacTGAACTACTTGTACTGGTCCAACGGACCGCAGACCGGTTCACCAAGTGAGTCCAACAAGCAATGCGCTGCGAAGGACTATGTGACCCTCACTGCTGTTTTGCTTGTTGCGTATGCATTTCAAAGATATGATTCAATCACAGGAACCGGTACTTCAATCACAGCCCTTGAGAAGGCCAAGTGAGAGTGGGGCGATCGTAGCCGTTGAAATGTGTATGTGATGGATCATATGGTTTTTCGGAAATTTGGTGCCTGTGTAGGGGTTTGTAGGTAATTAAGTAGAGAAGGGCAGATATTTGAGGGAAAAGGTCAAAACTTGGGGTGGCCAGATTCAATTAAATAAAGTGAAGTAGAAATCGAAGGAATTTATTGTGGATGATGGCTTCTAGTGTGGGGTGGGTCGTCGGTCGTGGGACATGGCCCATGGGTCTTGCCGACACCACTTCCGCGGCTTTGTTTGGTATGATTTGACACAATTGGGTTCACATTGCGGGCCACATAGTGTTATGTGTTTTGCGTAAGGTCTTACATCTTTATATGTAAAATCTTTTTGTTGATTTTCCAGACCAATCAGTGTTGCgaaccataaaaaaaattgcaatcgTGCATGCCCCAATTCAAGAATGAAGGATTATACTAGAGAATTTAagtccttttttcttttgttttttaaaattatttggcCCATAGATCTTGTAGCTTTTGTGAAAACTAAATgcttagtaatttttttttaaaataaacaatattatctaaacTAAGGGATAGGAGAGTGAGCTAAACTTtataatgggttagcaataatgtggttcaaatttacatttgacgagaattgaatttaagatCTCtgacttataagtgaagaagaatactactagaccgtattATTAAGTGGCTAATGGTAATACttttaacaattattatttaACCTCCTAGACTCGTAGGATGAGTGTCGAGTGAAACATTCAATCTAGAACATTGATTGGTTGTTGAAAGAAAAGGAGGAGCTCCTACTGAATTTTATTAATGTTCAATCACAACTGGACACATgtccaaaataattttaaagaaatagaACTTGAACCAAATCACAGACACTTGTAAGTTTTAATTGGATAAGAGCATGAGCTCCTACTTTTCTTTCAGCAGCCAATCATTGTTCCTCAATCTAACATTGAATGGctaaaagttataaaaaatcaaaagcctATCTGATAGCGTTTGatagaaaaagttaaaaatgctTCAAAGCCCCAAAAACACTTTCCAATGCTAAAGCGCTTGGAATTTTATAAAAGTTCAACGTGATTCTAAAAAAAAGTACTTATGAgcaaaattatatattaaaaccCAACGGGAAAAAACAATGTTCATAAGCAGTGTAAAGATGAAAATACCCccaatttttttgttctttcacgGTGTCATTTTCAGCCTCAACAGTGGAATGACTAATATGCCCTTATTGGATACGTGGAGGTCATCTGCTCTTTCATTCTTCAGCTCTCGTTCTCTCGTTTTGACAGCAAGTACCACCCACCGCTCCACCgctgtttaaaaaaaaaaaaaaaaaaagggaaaaatggATGAAAAGTTAGGATTATCTATTTCTTTTGAAGATCGGGAAGATTTACAGAAGTATTTCAGCCTCTAATGATCACAAGTTCGGTTTTCACACCAACAACGAATTTCAAATCTAAGATCTCTAATTTTTTACTTGAAGAAAGTCTCACAGTCATTTATCACTGGACAGTAACTCGTTGTTTCGCTCCACTGCTGTTGCATTTACCCTTTTTGTTGCTCCCTCTTGCTCAATCCATTACTACTTTGATTCATATTTTGTTCTTCCAACTAAAGAACCACGGCCTGTTTCTCGAACTCTCTCCCGTAGCGGAACCATCGCCATCACCTGGTGCCGTAGCCCCTTTTTGCTTCTGAGTATATTTGTACCATATAAAAGGTAGACGAAAAAAGTGGGTCTTCATTTTTTACAACATCCCCTTGATCTCTGCAAAAACATACTGTGGttatgatattttatttaaatccgtGATGATTTTGTGGTGATTTAGTTTGTTAAATTCACACCAATTTTCCTCAGAAGCCGAAGCTGCAACCACGAGTCCATGGGAAACAGGGAGTCCGATCGGGGAATTGCTTCATCTAATTCAGGGAAATTGAAATCGGCAGAATCACCTTTGAGGACTATAACTGCTGCATCATACCataatatttcaatttcaatttctcaCATGAATCTTCTGGTCCCTCGATTCCTTTCAGTCCTCCTCTCCCCGTCCCTACTCCTCCATTCTCCTCCGTACGCACGCTCATCTTTCTTTATTCTTCctatttcttctctttaatttgcaatatttttttgttttgaaattagaattttgttttgtgtgattgaaccaagaaacttcacatgtttttttcttcagtttttttttattataaaaaaaaatcctttttattatttaaatatttttaatttataaaataatattttaagtgCCACATCAGCGCTTAACAGAGTTTTTGACGGAAAAACTACATTAATTTGCAACAAccattttcaaggactacattgattagttttcaatttcaggaattATGTTGATTGGCTGagtcaatttcaaagaccaatTGTGATAATAACTCTTTATAGAACTATTTGAAGTGGATTTCAAAGAATGCAAGCATACCGAGTAACCCTAAGAATTTCATTGGGTTCTTTTCCCCGAATCATTTTCAGGCTAATTGGAAGCACATAGAAGAAGCTCAGGAAGTGAAAAGTTCCTAGATCAAATACCAAAAGAATTCAACATTATTCAATCAAGCCCAAGATAGGATTTAGACAGCCATCGATACTGACGTTTAATGAAGAATTTACGGTTTCAGTCTTACAAGTGGAACATTCAACTATAATTCCATGGAGAATGCGATGATCCGGTTTCTTGCCAACATCGATTGATTTTTGGAAGGCTAGATAACACAACTAAGTTCTCTATACTTTTTAACTGTAAATACAAATAATTCAGTTTGGTAAATGAAATTGATTGCAAATCATGCCCGATTTAAGGTGAAAAGAATAACCTAGTAAAAGTTTGTCGCTAACCAAGAGAGGAAGTACCATGTTGAAGAAGATTAGCCTTTGGCTGTTCGAAAAATGCTAGGGAGCTTTTTACACGGTCTGGACATTTCCTTGCGTTTGGGTGTTAGACTTTGTAAGCCCTTCTTTCCACCCTCTCTGACGAGCCCTAAGCTCCCATAGCGCAGTCTGTTTCCGCTGTGCCTCTAATGTTGCTTCAGCTTTCTCCCTTGCTTCTTCACATGTTTCCATCCCTGAACTGCACTTGTCTGCTTCCTTTTGATACTGGGATGCAATCTTCTTAGCCTCCAGCAGAGCCATATCAGCTCGTTGCTGATTTTCCAAAGCTTCAGCTTCCCGAAGCTTCAACTCCTCAGTCAAAAGATCCACAAAGTTCTTTTCAGTGTCCTCGTTCACCTCTGGGTCATGCTTTGCACAGTCTGCATAATATATGCCAAATAAACAAATGGAGTTATAGACGATGCAAGGCAtataagaataaaaaagaatCCGAAACTTTACGTAGGCAATCAATCACCACTTTGCATGTCAATGCTACTTATATCTCCATAAGGTTGGTTCAAACAAATAAGCATCAGAGACAGAAATCCATCCTTGAAAGAGAAATCAACAACTTTAAAAGAATATTGAGAGGAAGACAAAAGCAGAGTTGCGTTCATTTGTAAACAATGATAATTGCACAAGGAAAGCAGGCCAGATCGAGTGACAGTCCCACAAAAGAAAACTACCAATCCACGAGCCTTTGAGGCAGTCTTAACTTCAGACATTGTACTGAGGAGAAACCACACAACTGACAGAGTCATCGCACATTATGCcgaaaaaactgaatatgcgCTTACAAAAGGGATTTGAGGAAAATAAGGTAAACAGTGAAGAGTTCAAATTTGTCTATTGGAAAGGAtctaaaattgaaatatttgagATAATATTACTGGGATTGGATGATATATTTGCCACATTATTATCCAACATGAACATGAGAAGGCATCCTGCTTTATGGCAAGGAGAAGCTTTATGTCCGTAATCTCACAACCCATTCAATCTACAAcatctctcacacacacacacgcatatatataaacacatagTGATGTAAAGCAATCAATTTTACTACCCAAAAAGTGCAGATAAACTTCTACATGAAAGAAACTAACCTGCAAATGAAATGTTGCTGAGTCctgcaaaagaaggaagaacCAATATAAGTATACATCTGATAGTAATGCAAATCAACTAACAGTAGCTTTAAGAGTCCAAACTTCATGACCTGGATGCTGAATTCAACACCAACCCAGAAAAACGATGGATTGAAATAAGTGAATCCAATGGAAATTTGAGCTTATTGGCATCAAATCAGCACAAAATGTGTAAGacccaacaaaacaaaacgggAAAAGAAATGCAAGAGATTTAGTCAGATCTGGTAAAAATGGATCACGGGCAAGGGAAGAAAGAAGAGTAAATTACCAATGGGAATGGAGAGGAGAGGCTGAGAAGAGCAATCGCAGGTGCAGGGAGGGCAAGCgaatgaggaggaggaagaagaagagtggGAGACGGCGGCTAAGCCCTCCATGAAGTGCCAGTATAGAGGTGGGCCCACTATGTACCCGGCTATGCACAGCCCAACTATCACCAGCCCCGCCTTTAGCACCGCCGGACTCGTCGccatctccctctctcctctctctctctctctctctctctctctctctctcaatctcgGCTTTTACCTCAGCTTCTGAAATCGAATCGGAAGTAGCGGAATTGGGAGTCGGCGACGTCGATTCTAAACGGTTCGACTGCCGGTGTTTACTGGGGACTTGTGGAGATCAAAGATGAGTGCTTTCTCATCTGTGTGAGGCTGTGAcggtgattttattttttatttttaaatttaaattacacTGTTTTGACTTTTGAGAGTGTAATCGACAAGCTGGTCGGACccaaggaaaaaataaaataaaaagacaagtTGGTCCGACTAGGCGATGTTCCGAAGAAGCGATTTAAGGTAACGAAGGTTGATCGAGTTAATAAAGATTTGTGTTAGATTAACATTTAGGCTTGAGTTTTAGTGTCAATAATTCCTTTTGATGTGcgatttataaaataaaaaaataaaagttaaagtTCTTTCAGTAAATTCTCAAAGAGTTTTGTAGTATGCAAATGATTTATCTCTGAAATGAAGTAGCATCCATTCTGGTTAAGCTttcttccaaacaaaaaaagagaaggtGTTTTAATTTCCCGATTTATTATTCATCTTTTAAAAgtaaatcatttaaaaaaaatagaagttgtGTTATTTTTTGATATATTTATTCATCTTTTAAAGTAAATCATTTTCCCATTTTATTTGTGTTAAGTTGTGTTTGAGTTAGTATTATCTGTAATGTTTAGTATGAATTCTCATTAGCTTATGTAGCAATAAAAGttgaatgaaattaaaattttatgtgaATTTTGTAGAATTTTCCCATGATTTGCTAGTAAAATTTGAGTAAAAAACTTTTGTAGACAGTGCGATTGTTGCTTCTCGCAGAATCTTATGCATgcacacttgaaaaaaaaaatattttagacaatttgaaAGTAGTGTAAGAACATCTTCAATAGTATGCAAACCCAATAAGCAATGTTGTCTACTTTAATCTTAGCCAACTTTTGGAATTACGTAGATTTATCCACTCGCGGAGCCCAAAACGTAATCAATCGAAATTACGtaggttttgaataatttttgaaatttgtaaattcattattttagCCAACTTTTGAAACTAGTGTGATTGAGATGATTAAAAGTTATCAGCAAGTGATGAATGTATCTAATGGTTggatatttttttcaatttaatgcTTTTTGGATTCAAATATTTCCTTCTTagtttagagtaaaaatatcgtTTTGTAAAAAAGAGTTTTCCAACATTTGGTGCTACAATGATACAATATAGTGATATTAAGTTTGAATTTAGttgatcatgaaaaaaaaagaagattaataagttaaataaaagggaattgttattgacggttcgaaaatcttattctacccttcaaactttctatatttggaaagaaaaatacacttatgacaAGTGTagaatatgatttttagaatgtcaataacacttcttaaattaaattaagaatatttCTTAAGGATTTACCACCGTATTCCGAGTAATGAGAGTCGAACAGAAACTGGTGGGAAACATGGCGATTGAGTGACTCTGTGCCCCTCATCACTCAACCGTCCCATTCCAACACACGCATCGACGGCCACCAACTCTGATAATGGCGATGGAAATCCCGATGGATGTGATAAAGCAGGTGCAGATCTCGCTTCGGAAAGAAGCGGAGCTGTCGTCGTACGACCCAGACGACACGCCGCTGCCGAATCTACCTTCCGTCAAAGAAACGCTAGCGGAGTTGGATCCATCCCCGCCGTACCTGAGGTGCAAGCATTGCAAAGGGCGGCTGCTGAGGGGCGTTCAGACGCTGACCTGCGTCTTCTGCGGCAGAGAACACTGCAAGGACCACCCTCCCGACCCCATCAATTTCCGGGATACTTTTGGGTACCGTTGGCTGCTCCAGTACCTGAGCTTAAGTGGATCGGTATGCATGCAACTTGattttctatcttttgtttGGTTGATGAGAAAGTTAAGATTAAGATGGGGAAATAAAATGGGGATTCCTTTTGTTGTGTTTGGTTGATGGGAAAACTTGAAATAAACGGAATTTGATTTCTCAATGCGTTTATTCAAGAAAAATCACCAGTTTAACAAATTATATGCTTTCTTGCTTGTGGATGATGAAAAAGATTGAAGCTTTGATTGTTTTAGTTTGCTAAATTTGTTTTACCAGCTTATTCTAGCCGCCCAACGGCGTAATGATGTCGAAAATTCTTTATCTGATTCGAAGCTATTTATGTTAGTCTATAGTGCATGGAAAATTAAAATGGTTGAAGGTGATTCTGAGATTATGCAGAGATGTAGAAATAGTACATTGTATTTGATATGTATCAACATCTACTTAGCACTCGATCTTAAGCAGTCAACACACGGAATTCGTAGGTGCTACAGTTTTGTAGTCCATTTATTTCGCAACCATATCATCTAAGTGGGAAATTATAGTTTTGTCTGCCTATCGTTTGTTTGCTAGAAATGAGGTTTATTGTCCTCTCGTCAATGTAGCGactttgaaattaattttgtggGGCTTCTTGAATACTTGGTAAAGTTCGAGACTTTGGTTTGCAGGAGATAGTGGATTTACCTGTTGGAGCAAATGAATTAAACAGAGCAGAGACTGCGCGGATGGATGAGTTAAGTCTGTCTGATCTCTTAAATCTTGAAATAAAATGGACCTCTAAGCCAGAGAAAATTGAGACTGATCTCCCAAATGAGATCCCCAATCTGCTCAAATTACCAGATTTGGCTGGAGTCAATCTCGACAACTTTTTCTTTGAAggaaagaaagatggtgcttcgaGTAATTCCGAAGAGTTGTTCGGATCTAGCACACAGATTGTCGGTAAAGAGAGTTTCCAAGGTCATGAAACTCTTAGGTTGTTTGAGAATGTAAAGCCTTTTGAGACAGTTGTGCAGACTACTGAAGGAGAGAGTGGTGATTCTGGTTGGGCAGCAAGTTTTCAGTTTGTTGCTTCTGAATCACAAGCTTCTGGAAACCTTCCTCAAGCTTCTGAAACCCTTCCTCTAGCTTCTCAAAACCTTCCTCAAGCTTCTGAAATCCTTCCTCGAGCTTCTGAAAACCTCCCTCAAGCTTCTGAAAGCTTTCCCCAAGAATCAAAATCCCTTGACCCCTTTGTGGGTTCCACGGTGGATCTTTCTGCCCACATAGGCACAGTATTTGGAACTGTAGTGGACTCAACGAATGAAAAATCAAACCATAGTGTGACTGGGTCTGCATCCATGTCCTCCGACTGGTTTCAAGATGATCTGTTGGGCGTTTCCAACTCTGGGTTTTCTGGAGGGCCTGAACGGTTGGAAATCCTTGCTGAGGTGAAGGGTGGAATAGCTGAAAATGTGAATAACTCTTTTCCTGATGGTGTTGATTGGGTTCAAAACAACCAATTGCAGATCCCTAGCAACAAGGATCTTGATAGTAAGACTACTGTGGAGAATGATGATTCGTTTGATGCTTGGAATGATTTCGCAAGATCGAGTAATGCACCAAATCTTGTGGATAGTTCTGTTAAACAAGGTGGTGTGGATTGGGTTCAAGACAACCAATTGCAGACCACTAGCAACAAGGCTCTTGATAATAAGACTACTGATGAGGATGGTGATTCATTCGATGCTTGGAATGATTTTGCTAGCTCGAAGAATGCATCAAATCTTGCAGATAATTCTGTAAAACAAAGTATTAATCAGACGACATCTGTTGACCACACTTTAGAAATAAATTTGTGCAGCACTAGCAGCTCCGGTGACTTGGATTTTGGTAGCTTTTTGCAACCAGATTTCTCAGCAGGAGCATTGAACAGTTCCAACAGTTCAACTGTCGTGAATAGAGTGCAGCTAGAGCCTTCTGTATTAGACAGGTGCGTATATAAGCAAATGTTTATCGGTGCTATTATAGCTGCAGAATCCTGTTTCGAATCACCGTGGAATGCTAATTTGCGGTTTTCAATAACGTAATACATGAAGCTTCATGGAAAATGCTTGTGCTCGTAAAGAACCTATGTTAACTCCTTTTTCTGTTGCGTGTTTAGCTTGGGTGATGCAAGCACTAACGATGGAAAAAAATCTGAAGATGTGGTGGAGGGCGGAGATGTTTCCAGCGTAAGAGCAGGGTCAAAATCTGACGATG encodes:
- the LOC137708673 gene encoding uncharacterized protein — protein: MAMEIPMDVIKQVQISLRKEAELSSYDPDDTPLPNLPSVKETLAELDPSPPYLRCKHCKGRLLRGVQTLTCVFCGREHCKDHPPDPINFRDTFGYRWLLQYLSLSGSEIVDLPVGANELNRAETARMDELSLSDLLNLEIKWTSKPEKIETDLPNEIPNLLKLPDLAGVNLDNFFFEGKKDGASSNSEELFGSSTQIVGKESFQGHETLRLFENVKPFETVVQTTEGESGDSGWAASFQFVASESQASGNLPQASETLPLASQNLPQASEILPRASENLPQASESFPQESKSLDPFVGSTVDLSAHIGTVFGTVVDSTNEKSNHSVTGSASMSSDWFQDDLLGVSNSGFSGGPERLEILAEVKGGIAENVNNSFPDGVDWVQNNQLQIPSNKDLDSKTTVENDDSFDAWNDFARSSNAPNLVDSSVKQGGVDWVQDNQLQTTSNKALDNKTTDEDGDSFDAWNDFASSKNASNLADNSVKQSINQTTSVDHTLEINLCSTSSSGDLDFGSFLQPDFSAGALNSSNSSTVVNRVQLEPSVLDSLGDASTNDGKKSEDVVEGGDVSSVRAGSKSDDVERIMSQMHDVSFMLESTLSIPPKQDGLHPPSKD
- the LOC137708569 gene encoding uncharacterized protein; this encodes MATSPAVLKAGLVIVGLCIAGYIVGPPLYWHFMEGLAAVSHSSSSSSSFACPPCTCDCSSQPLLSIPIGLSNISFADCAKHDPEVNEDTEKNFVDLLTEELKLREAEALENQQRADMALLEAKKIASQYQKEADKCSSGMETCEEAREKAEATLEAQRKQTALWELRARQRGWKEGLTKSNTQTQGNVQTV